One genomic window of Muntiacus reevesi chromosome 4, mMunRee1.1, whole genome shotgun sequence includes the following:
- the DSG4 gene encoding desmoglein-4, which produces MTSWGEVCIAILWIFVVVLEVNSEFVVEVKELDAENGTAKWQTVRRQKREWIKFAAACREGEDNSKRNPIARIRSDCEVSQKITYRISGAGIDRPPYGVFTINPRTGEINITSVVDREITPLFLIYCRALNSRGEDLERPLELRVKVMDINDNPPVFTQNVYTASIEENSDANTLVVKLSATDADEDNHLNSKIAYKIVSQEPAGSPMFIMNRYTGEVRTTSNFLDREQHSMYNLLVRGSDRDGATDGLSSECDCRIKVLDVNDNFPTLEKTSYSASIEENCLSSELIRFQAIDLDEEGTDNWLAKYLILSGNDGNWFDIQTDPQTNEGILKVVKTLDYEQVPNIHLSIGVKNQAEFHHSVASQFRMHSTPVRIQVVNVREGPAFHPNSMTFSVREGLKGNSLLNFVLGTYTAIDLDTGNPATNVRYIIGHDAGNWLKIDSRTGEIQFSREFDKKSKYITNGIYTAEILAIDDGSVKTATGTICIEVPDVNDYCPVIVAERENICIASPSILISAADVNSHSYGSPFTFCVVNEPPGTANIWDIRSVNATFAILKAEQTLYSGYYEIPILVKDSFNRACELPQIIELRACDCDINHMCLYPGTTDVSTGDGSSVTSVSVTDDQTEASNVGMGSTGIGMITTGILLLLLAPLLLLLCCCCKRKQPEGLGTSFAPVPEGGEGVVQSWRIEGAHPEDRDVSNICVPMTATNTQDRMDSSEIYTNTYAGGGTVEGGVSGVELNTGLGAAAGLAAGGAAGTAGRRSSAVGIQRDFGDTGLNLAFLDSYFSEKAYAYAGEDEGRPANDCLLIYDHEGVGSPVGSIGCCSWIVDDLDESYMETLDPKFKTLAEICLNTEIDPFPSQQSCIPISTDLPLLGPNYFVNESSGMTVSEAEFQEEMAIPESVMHGDIVVTETYTTADPCGQPTAIVFDPQLAPNVVVTETVMAPVYEVQGNICVPAELANTHNVIYAERVVSSPGRPDVSSSSMSDGCRGSVMSGGILVGPEIQVTQMMSPDIRISQTIGSTSPVTSRHRVTRYSNIHYSQQ; this is translated from the exons ATGACATCTTGGGGAGAAGTATGCA TTGCAATACTTTGGATCTTCGTT GTGGTGCTGGAAGTAAACAGTGAATTTGTCGTTGAG GTGAAGGAATTGGACGCGGAAAATGGTACCGCAAAATGGCAAACAGTCAGAAGACAGAAGCGGGAGTGGATCAAGTTTGCTGCGGCCTGTCGAGAAGGAGAAGATAACTCCAAGAGGAATCCGATTGCCAGA ATTCGATCAGActgtgaagtgagtcagaagatTACATACCGCATCTCTGGGGCAGGAATCGATCGGCCGCCCTATGGAGTGTTCACCATTAACCCTCGGACGGGGGAAATTAACATCACTTCAGTGGTGGACCGAGAAATAACACCACTTTTCTTG ATTTATTGCCGGGCTCTGAATTCACGGGGTGAAGACTTAGAAAGGCCTCTTGAGCTTCGAGTCAAAGTTATGGACATAAATGATAACCCCCCAGTCTTTACACAAAATGTGTACACAGCCAGCATTGAAGAAAACAGCGATGCAA ACACCCTGGTGGTAAAGCTAAGTGCCACAGACGCAGATGAAGACAATCATCTGAATTCTAAAATTGCCTATAAGATCGTGTCTCAGGAGCCAGCGGGCTCACCGATGTTCATCATGAACAGGTACACTGGAGAAGTGCGCACGACGTCCAATTTCCTCGACAGAGAG CAACACAGCATGTATAACCTCCTCGTGAGGGGCTCAGATCGGGATGGAGCTACAGATGGACTGTCTTCAGAGTGTGACTGCAGAATCAAGGTTTTAGACGTCAATGATAATTTCCCCACTTTGGAGAAAACTTCC TACTCAGCGAGTATCGAAGAGAACTGTTTAAGTTCGGAACTGATCCGATTTCAAGCAATTGATCTCGATGAAGAAGGCACTGACAACTGGTTGGCAAAATATTTAATTCTCTCTGGAAATGACGGAAATTGGTTTGATATTCAAACAGACCCACAAACCAACGAAGGCATTTTGAAAGTCGTCAAG ACACTGGATTACGAACAAGTGCCTAATATTCATCTTAGCATTGGAGTTAAAAACCAAGCTGAGTTTCACCACTCGGTTGCCTCTCAATTCCGAATGCACTCAACCCCTGTGAGAATTCAGGTTGTTAATGTGAGAGAAGGACCCGCATTTCATCCAAATTCTATGACGTTCAGTGTGCGAGAAGGACTGAAAGGAAATTCCTTATTGAATTTCGTGCTTGGCACATACACAGCTATAGATTTGGATACAGGAAATCCTGCAACAAATGTCAG GTATATCATAGGACATGACGCAGGCAACTGGTTAAAAATAGACTCAAGGACTGGTGAGATACAATTTTCTAGGGAATTTGATAAGAAGTCAAAATATATTACCAATGGGATATACACAGCAGAGATCCTGGCTATAGATG ATGGCTCTGTAAAAACGGCCACGGGAACCATATGCATCGAAGTTCCTGATGTCAACGATTACTGCCCAGTCATTGTTGCTGAGAGAGAAAACATCTGCATTGcctctccctccatcctcatCTCTGCTGCAGACGTTAACAGTCACTCTTATGGGTCTCCCTTTACCTTCTGTGTTGTTAATGAACCCCCAGGGACAGCGAACATTTGGGATATCAGATCAGTAAATG CTACCTTTGCAATCCTGAAAGCTGAGCAGActttatattctggatattatgAAATCCCAATCCTAGTAAAGGACAGTTTTAACAGAGCATGCGAATTGCCGCAGATCATAGAGTTAAGGGCCTGTGACTGTGACATCAACCACATGTGCTTGTACCCGGGTACCACAGACGTCAGTACCGGGGATGGTAGCTCTGTCACCAGTGTATCTGTCACTGACGACCAAACTGAGGCTTCAAATGTTGGTATGGGATCAACAGGTATTGGCATGATCACTACGGGCATCTTACTGCTGCTTC TGGCACCGCTCTTGCTGCTcctgtgctgctgctgcaaaCGAAAACAGCCAGAAGGGCTGGGGACAAGTTTTGCTCCTGTGCCTGAGGGGGGAGAAGGAGTGGTGCAATCCTGGAGAATAGAAGGGGCCCATCCCGAGGACAGG gatGTGTCCAACATATGTGTACCAATGACAGCCACTAATACCCAGGACCGTATGGACTCCTCTG AAATCTACACTAACACCTACGCAGGTGGAGGAACAGTTGAAGGGGGTGTCTCGGGAGTGGAGCTCAATACCGGTCTGGGGGCGGCCGCTGGCCTGGCAGCGGGAGGAGCAGCGGGCACCGCGGGGAGGAGGAGCTCGGCGGTGGGCATCCAGCGGGACTTTGGGGACACCGGCCTGAACCTGGCTTTCCTGGACAGCTATTTCTCTGAG aAAGCATATGCTTATGCAGGCGAAGACGAAGGACGCCCTGCAAACGACTGTTTGCTCATTTATGACCACGAAGGAGTAGGGTCTCCTGTGGGCTCCATTGGTTGTTGCAGTTGGATTGTGGATGATTTAGATGAAAGCTACATGGAAACTTTAGATCCAAAATTTAAGACTCTTGCTGAGATCTGCTTGAACACGGAAATTGACCCATTTCCTTCACAGCAGTCCTGTATCCCCATCAGCACTGATCTCCCTTTACTTGGACCAAACTACTTTGTTAATGAATCTTCAGGAATGACTGTCTCAGAGGCTGAATTCCAAGAAGAAATGGCAATACCTGAATCCGTGATGCACGGGGATATTGTAGTGACCGAGACCTACACTACTGCTGATCCATGTGGGCAACCCACGGCGATTGTCTTTGATCCTCAGCTTGCACCCAATGTTGTAGTAACGGAAACAGTAATGGCACCTGTCTACGAGGTTCAAGGGAATATTTGTGTCCCTGCTGAGTTAGCCAACACACACAATGTAATCTATGCTGAGAGAGTGGTGTCTAGTCCTGGTAGGCCTGACGTGAGCAGTAGTAGCATGAGTGATGGTTGTAGGGGATCTGTGATGAGTGGTGGCATTTTGGTAGGaccagaaattcaagtgacaCAAATGATGAGTCCAGACATTCGCATAAGCCAAACTATTGGTTCCACATCCCCAGTGACATCTCGACACAGAGTCACACGGTACAGTAACATACATTACTCCCAACAGTAA